One window of the Prinia subflava isolate CZ2003 ecotype Zambia chromosome 1, Cam_Psub_1.2, whole genome shotgun sequence genome contains the following:
- the PRR15 gene encoding proline-rich protein 15 has translation MADSAAATAAPRAGVKGSAGPWWKSLTSKKKHKEAAVAPPHPVASETPADTPSPDGREEQPLPFVSGDAAGTAVGNRRSLRVSHSGRFKERRKVRTSLLADSPEVFDGGGAPGHAAQGAE, from the coding sequence ATGGCGGACAGCGCCGCGGCCACCGCCGCTCCTCGGGCCGGCGTGAAAGGCTCGGCGGGGCCCTGGTGGAAATCGCTGACGAGCAAGAAGAAGCACAAGGAAGCGGCGGTAGCCCCGCCGCATCCCGTCGCCAGCGAGACCCCCGCCGACACCCCCAGCCCCGACGGCCGGGAGgagcagccccttcccttcGTCAGCGGCGACGCCGCGGGAACCGCAGTCGGCAACCGGCGGAGCCTGCGGGTGTCCCACTCGGGCCGCTTCAAGGAGCGGCGGAAGGTGCGCACCTCGCTGCTGGCCGACAGCCCCGAGGTCTTCGACGGCGGCGGCGCCCCGGGCCACGCCGCGCAAGGGGCCGAGTAG